The following proteins are co-located in the Candidatus Polarisedimenticolia bacterium genome:
- the glgA gene encoding glycogen synthase GlgA: protein MPPIEIWQAASEARPLAQTGGLGDVLRALPAAQARLGHRVRRLLPAYGGVDRAGFVPEPPALSVPLGTDAVPVRFLSRLGEDGVVTTLVECDELFGRRELYGPPGAEFPDNPRRFTLLARAIVEWAGRVARPPDVLHVHDWHVALAPLFVRFAPPPSRSLRTVLTIHNLGYQGKYPAAEMQWLSLGRDLEARLFHPEGIEFYGGINFLKAGILFADRITTVSPNYAREILTPEFGCGLEGVLAGRRDHLTGILNGADYDLWNPETDAALPRRYGADSLEGRAADPSGKEEARQALRREFGLRPAKRPLLGVVSRLAHQKGIDLLAEAAPALWKEGADLAVLGTGDPDLVDRLRRLKEEQPHRLGLKIQYDDRCAHLVVAGSDFVLVPSRYEPCGLVQMHALRYGTPPIVTRTGGLADTVKDETESPGAGTGFIMRDPSAEALVEASGRGMTLRQKRPAAWRELQRRAMAEEFSWEMAARRYIELYQEPAESAEARRTPEPERPSVSLAE, encoded by the coding sequence ATGCCGCCGATTGAGATCTGGCAGGCCGCTTCGGAGGCGCGGCCGCTCGCGCAGACCGGCGGATTAGGCGACGTGCTGCGGGCCCTGCCCGCCGCCCAGGCGCGTCTCGGCCACCGCGTGCGCCGGCTCCTTCCGGCCTATGGCGGCGTCGATCGCGCCGGCTTCGTCCCCGAGCCGCCGGCGCTGAGCGTGCCGCTCGGCACGGACGCGGTGCCGGTCCGGTTCCTGTCGCGCCTGGGCGAGGACGGCGTCGTCACGACGCTGGTGGAGTGCGACGAGCTGTTCGGGCGCCGGGAGCTCTACGGCCCTCCGGGCGCCGAGTTCCCCGACAACCCGCGCCGTTTCACGCTCCTGGCGCGGGCCATCGTCGAATGGGCGGGTCGCGTCGCGCGGCCTCCCGACGTGCTCCACGTTCACGACTGGCACGTCGCGCTGGCGCCCCTCTTCGTCCGCTTCGCTCCTCCGCCCTCGCGCTCGCTGCGGACCGTCCTGACGATCCACAACCTCGGCTATCAGGGGAAGTACCCCGCCGCGGAGATGCAGTGGCTTTCCCTGGGACGCGATCTCGAAGCCAGGCTCTTCCATCCGGAGGGGATCGAGTTCTACGGCGGGATCAACTTCCTCAAGGCGGGGATCCTCTTCGCCGATCGGATCACGACCGTCAGCCCGAATTATGCCCGCGAGATCCTGACGCCGGAATTCGGATGCGGACTGGAAGGAGTGCTCGCCGGCCGGCGCGACCATCTCACCGGCATCCTCAACGGCGCCGACTACGACCTGTGGAACCCGGAGACCGACGCGGCGCTGCCGCGCCGCTACGGCGCCGATTCCCTGGAAGGGCGCGCAGCCGACCCCTCCGGGAAGGAGGAGGCGCGCCAGGCCCTGCGCCGGGAGTTCGGCCTGCGGCCCGCCAAGCGGCCGCTCCTGGGAGTCGTCAGCCGCCTCGCGCACCAGAAGGGGATCGATCTCCTCGCCGAGGCGGCGCCCGCGCTCTGGAAGGAGGGGGCCGACCTCGCCGTCCTCGGAACCGGCGATCCCGACCTCGTCGATCGACTCCGCCGCCTCAAGGAGGAGCAGCCGCATCGCCTCGGGCTGAAGATCCAGTACGACGATCGCTGCGCCCACCTGGTGGTGGCGGGAAGCGACTTCGTCCTCGTGCCGTCGCGCTATGAGCCTTGCGGTCTGGTGCAGATGCACGCGCTGCGCTACGGGACGCCGCCGATCGTCACCCGCACCGGCGGCCTCGCCGACACGGTGAAAGACGAAACGGAATCACCCGGAGCCGGCACCGGGTTCATCATGCGGGATCCGAGCGCGGAGGCGCTCGTGGAGGCCAGCGGTCGCGGCATGACGCTGCGCCAGAAGCGTCCGGCGGCGTGGCGGGAGCTGCAGCGCCGCGCCATGGCCGAGGAATTCTCTTGGGAGATGGCGGCGCGCCGCTACATCGAGCTCTACCAAGAACCCGCGGAGTCGGCGGAGGCGAGAAGGACTCCGGAGCCGGAGCGTCCCTCCGTCAGCCTGGCGGAGTAG
- a CDS encoding VOC family protein, with protein MIDDVPAAARFYTTLLGFTIEHDASPAFVSVVRDGVRLLLSGDGSSGKRPLPDGRRQVPGGWNHVHLEVADLAAEVARLRAAGVSFRMNDIVTGPGGAQIILDDPSGNPVELFQPRA; from the coding sequence ATGATTGACGACGTCCCAGCGGCGGCGCGTTTCTATACGACACTCCTCGGTTTCACCATAGAGCATGACGCCTCGCCGGCTTTCGTCTCGGTCGTACGGGACGGCGTGCGGCTCCTTCTCAGCGGTGATGGCAGCTCGGGGAAGCGTCCGTTGCCAGACGGTCGCCGCCAGGTGCCGGGCGGGTGGAACCACGTCCATCTCGAGGTCGCTGATCTCGCCGCGGAAGTTGCGCGGCTGCGTGCGGCGGGGGTATCGTTCCGCATGAATGATATCGTGACCGGGCCGGGCGGCGCCCAGATCATTCTCGACGATCCGTCGGGCAACCCGGTGGAGTTGTTCCAGCCGCGGGCCTGA
- a CDS encoding DUF4386 family protein, whose amino-acid sequence MLALLWVATGGAGPAAAEGVSANTLGASLLIPPQSVMLGAPFFAVGSLIFSYLLLRGRLVPAALAWIGVLASVLVVVGTPLQVAGWLMGPVTGYMWLPMLAFEVPLGFWLLFKGVAEAGARSGSGVK is encoded by the coding sequence ATGCTGGCGCTGCTGTGGGTCGCGACGGGCGGAGCCGGGCCAGCGGCCGCGGAAGGCGTGTCGGCGAATACCCTCGGCGCTTCCCTGCTGATACCACCCCAGAGCGTCATGCTGGGCGCGCCGTTCTTCGCCGTGGGGAGCTTGATCTTTTCATATCTCTTGCTGCGCGGACGGTTGGTCCCCGCCGCGCTCGCCTGGATCGGCGTGCTCGCGTCGGTCCTCGTGGTGGTTGGCACGCCCCTGCAGGTCGCGGGCTGGCTCATGGGACCGGTGACTGGTTACATGTGGCTGCCGATGCTCGCGTTCGAAGTCCCGCTCGGGTTTTGGCTGCTCTTCAAGGGGGTCGCCGAGGCCGGCGCGCGAAGCGGCTCAGGAGTGAAGTGA
- a CDS encoding cytochrome c: MKRVLAAFLLGIATVPLLLILSAWLGRLPVSATGQPPGWEEELAELALDKSLARSAKGLTAPLAPDDPTILAGMKLYRNNCAGCHGGSKGPSLWGSKNYYPRAPQFSHHAPDLTVPEIYWVTKHGIRYSGMGAWNGMMEDEDIWRIALFLSRLGSLPPEVDGVWRNPARAAAGPS; this comes from the coding sequence ATGAAGAGAGTTCTAGCGGCCTTCCTTCTCGGTATTGCCACCGTCCCGCTCCTGCTGATTCTCTCCGCCTGGCTTGGGCGCCTTCCGGTGTCCGCGACGGGCCAGCCTCCCGGGTGGGAGGAGGAGCTTGCCGAGCTGGCTCTCGACAAGTCCCTGGCCAGGAGCGCCAAGGGCCTCACCGCTCCTCTGGCGCCCGACGATCCGACCATATTGGCGGGCATGAAGCTCTACCGGAACAACTGCGCCGGTTGCCACGGCGGTTCCAAGGGTCCGAGCCTTTGGGGCTCCAAGAACTACTACCCGCGCGCGCCGCAATTCTCCCACCATGCTCCGGATCTGACGGTGCCGGAGATCTATTGGGTCACCAAACACGGCATCCGATATTCGGGGATGGGGGCCTGGAACGGCATGATGGAGGACGAGGACATCTGGCGCATCGCGCTGTTCCTCTCCCGCCTCGGGTCGCTGCCGCCGGAAGTCGACGGGGTGTGGCGCAACCCGGCGAGAGCAGCCGCAGGGCCTTCGTAG